One window of the Nitrospirota bacterium genome contains the following:
- the mlaD gene encoding outer membrane lipid asymmetry maintenance protein MlaD — translation MKKTNVELLVGVFVLLGIASLAWLSIELGNVGLFGPQTYSVYAEFSNVGAIRNGSEVEIAGVPVGTVETVSLAKGYLARVVMSVQRDVKIQEDAIASIKTKGLIGEAFIELSPGASEQHVEPGGRIRETESAVNLTDLISKYAFGSL, via the coding sequence ATGAAGAAAACAAACGTTGAGCTGCTGGTGGGGGTGTTCGTCCTGCTGGGCATCGCCTCCCTCGCCTGGCTCTCCATCGAGCTCGGCAACGTGGGGCTCTTCGGTCCCCAAACCTATTCGGTCTATGCCGAGTTCTCCAACGTGGGGGCAATCCGGAACGGCTCGGAGGTGGAGATAGCCGGAGTGCCGGTGGGCACCGTGGAAACGGTGAGCCTCGCCAAGGGCTACCTGGCCCGCGTGGTGATGTCCGTGCAAAGGGACGTCAAGATACAGGAGGACGCCATCGCCTCCATCAAGACAAAGGGTCTCATCGGCGAGGCTTTCATCGAGCTGTCTCCGGGGGCTTCCGAGCAGCACGTGGAGCCCGGGGGCAGGATACGGGAGACCGAGTCGGCCGTGAACCTGACAGACCTGATTTCCAAGTACGCATTCGGTTCGTTGTAA
- a CDS encoding radical SAM protein, which translates to MKLLLIQPTTTYRDGTPYKTRRRWVMGLALPYMAGLTPRGVQVQLVDDRYDDIPYDGGYDLVGISATISTSTRAYQLAGEFRRRGVAVVMGGFHPTLLPEECLEHCDAVVEGEAEYVWPELIEDFLAGRMKRRYRAAGFHDLKGLPLPRWELLNWKKYFAKFIPLQSTRGCPFKCSFCEVPVFYGGTYRHRPVGEVVADIKSMPSRNVQIVDDNITGNRDYARELFRAMAPLGVRWSCLWTINTSRDGELLDLAKKAGVYHVNIGIESVSRRSLRSINKRQNTMNDHVDMLRELEKRGIFYSLNFMFGLDEDTPEIFAETMEFLRKVRAPMAFFNTVTPREGTPMYAELAREGRIINPLADRYLGMECLFQPKNMTPGQVEDGVWDCYRRFYSLPGIFRRFLLPPNSSMGQGLPSNLAFWWAVRRKKDPVDFY; encoded by the coding sequence GTGAAACTTCTCCTCATACAACCGACCACCACCTACCGCGACGGGACTCCATACAAGACCCGGAGGCGCTGGGTCATGGGGCTGGCCCTCCCTTACATGGCGGGGCTCACGCCCCGGGGGGTGCAGGTGCAGCTGGTGGACGACAGGTACGACGACATCCCTTATGACGGTGGATACGACCTGGTGGGCATATCGGCGACCATCTCCACCTCGACCCGGGCCTATCAGTTGGCCGGGGAGTTCCGGAGAAGGGGCGTGGCGGTGGTGATGGGCGGGTTTCATCCCACGCTCCTTCCCGAGGAGTGCCTGGAGCACTGCGACGCGGTGGTGGAGGGGGAGGCCGAGTACGTCTGGCCGGAGCTTATCGAGGACTTCCTGGCGGGGCGGATGAAGCGGCGCTACAGGGCCGCCGGGTTCCATGACCTCAAGGGCCTCCCCCTGCCCCGGTGGGAGCTCCTGAACTGGAAGAAATATTTCGCGAAGTTCATCCCCCTTCAGAGCACGCGGGGGTGCCCCTTCAAGTGCTCGTTCTGCGAAGTGCCCGTATTCTACGGAGGCACCTACCGGCACCGGCCCGTGGGCGAAGTGGTGGCCGATATCAAGAGCATGCCCTCCCGGAATGTCCAGATAGTGGATGACAACATCACCGGCAACAGGGATTACGCCCGGGAGCTTTTCAGGGCCATGGCGCCCCTGGGGGTCCGCTGGAGCTGCCTCTGGACGATAAATACCTCCCGGGACGGCGAGCTCCTGGACCTTGCCAAGAAAGCCGGGGTCTATCACGTCAACATCGGCATCGAGAGCGTTTCCCGGCGGAGCCTTCGGTCCATCAACAAGCGGCAGAACACGATGAACGACCATGTGGACATGCTGCGGGAGCTGGAGAAGAGGGGTATATTCTATTCCCTGAACTTCATGTTCGGCCTGGACGAGGACACGCCGGAGATATTCGCCGAGACGATGGAGTTTCTCCGGAAGGTGCGGGCCCCCATGGCTTTCTTCAACACGGTGACCCCCCGCGAGGGCACGCCCATGTACGCGGAGCTTGCCCGCGAGGGGCGCATCATCAATCCCCTGGCGGACCGCTATCTCGGGATGGAGTGCCTCTTTCAGCCGAAGAACATGACCCCGGGGCAGGTGGAGGACGGGGTGTGGGACTGCTACCGGCGGTTCTATTCCCTCCCGGGCATCTTCAGGCGGTTCCTTCTGCCGCCCAACTCCTCCATGGGCCAGGGATTGCCCAGCAACCTCGCCTTCTGGTGGGCGGTGCGCAGGAAGAAAGACCCGGTGGACTTTTACTGA
- a CDS encoding ABC transporter substrate-binding protein — translation MTPRRTIIVALVLALVAQAGQGYAGEPTEVVRKSINKVIDILKNPALAGPEHKKERRDALRQAASESFDFREMAKRSLALKWRDLSPEQRDEFVRLFKDLLEVTYMKRVEKYGNQTVHYTGERVDDGYATVQTVVSDSEQKRDIPMDYRLLERGGHWVVYDVVIEGVSLVNNYRSQFRDILASSSYDELVKRIKKKVKSREDEG, via the coding sequence GTGACGCCGAGAAGGACCATCATCGTCGCCCTCGTCCTGGCCCTGGTGGCTCAGGCGGGCCAGGGGTACGCGGGGGAGCCCACCGAGGTGGTGCGCAAAAGCATCAACAAGGTCATAGACATCCTGAAGAATCCGGCCCTTGCCGGACCCGAGCACAAGAAGGAGCGCAGGGACGCCCTGAGGCAGGCGGCCTCGGAGAGCTTCGACTTCCGCGAGATGGCTAAACGCTCCCTGGCCTTGAAGTGGAGGGACCTGAGCCCCGAACAGAGGGACGAATTCGTCCGTCTTTTCAAGGACCTGCTGGAAGTCACCTACATGAAGAGGGTGGAGAAGTACGGCAACCAGACGGTCCACTACACCGGGGAGCGCGTGGACGACGGGTACGCCACGGTGCAAACCGTCGTGTCCGACTCCGAGCAGAAGCGGGACATCCCCATGGACTACCGGCTCCTCGAGCGCGGCGGCCACTGGGTTGTCTACGATGTGGTCATCGAGGGAGTAAGCCTGGTTAACAACTACCGGAGCCAGTTCAGGGACATCCTGGCCTCCAGCTCCTACGACGAGCTGGTCAAGAGAATCAAGAAGAAAGTAAAAAGCAGGGAGGACGAAGGATAG
- a CDS encoding VacJ family lipoprotein, whose translation MPLVRRALSLPAAVLILLTAGACAHGGGAHGTASTGASNEILLAQVGPMGGGMVSPREEAPPSEEELWMPDPIEPWNRAMFTFNDRFYFWALKPAARGYKTVTPTWVRLRIRNFFRNIEEPVNIVNSALQAKFKRAGVHLARFLFNSTAGVAGLFDVAGAEKPGLKAPEEDLGQTLGVYGLGNGFYIVWPFLGPSSARDIVGWTGDLFLDPTTYAAAPLVVIGVEAGSELNDTTFVLGEYESLKEAALDPYVAVRNAYFQYRLKQVRQ comes from the coding sequence ATGCCGCTCGTCCGAAGAGCTTTGTCCCTGCCCGCAGCAGTCCTCATTCTTCTGACCGCCGGCGCCTGCGCACACGGCGGGGGCGCACACGGGACGGCGTCCACGGGGGCCTCGAACGAAATTCTCCTCGCCCAGGTGGGTCCCATGGGCGGCGGCATGGTCTCGCCCCGGGAAGAGGCCCCCCCATCGGAGGAAGAGCTTTGGATGCCCGACCCCATAGAGCCCTGGAACAGGGCCATGTTCACCTTCAACGACCGCTTCTACTTCTGGGCGCTCAAGCCGGCCGCCCGTGGCTACAAGACGGTCACCCCTACCTGGGTGCGCCTTCGCATAAGGAATTTCTTCCGGAACATCGAAGAGCCCGTCAACATCGTCAACAGCGCCCTTCAGGCAAAATTCAAGCGTGCCGGCGTGCACCTGGCCAGGTTTCTTTTCAACAGCACCGCGGGTGTGGCAGGCCTTTTCGACGTGGCCGGGGCGGAGAAGCCCGGCCTCAAGGCGCCCGAGGAGGACCTGGGCCAGACCCTGGGGGTCTACGGGCTCGGAAACGGCTTTTACATCGTCTGGCCTTTCCTGGGCCCCTCCTCCGCCAGGGACATCGTGGGCTGGACGGGCGACCTTTTTCTCGACCCCACCACCTACGCCGCGGCCCCCCTGGTGGTCATAGGCGTTGAGGCGGGCAGCGAACTGAACGACACCACCTTCGTCCTCGGTGAGTACGAAAGCCTGAAGGAGGCGGCCCTAGACCCCTACGTGGCCGTGAGGAACGCCTACTTCCAGTACAGGCTCAAACAGGTCCGGCAGTAG
- a CDS encoding ABC transporter substrate-binding protein, whose translation MNAQSTRLLQTSRAVFLLLLALCLLSAQATASGAEQPEDASPAKVVQKFNQALLASMRTGKGGFERRYEILSPVIEQTFALPRMARIALGRDWDRLTRKQQQRYLEAFTDWTVSSYASQFASYSGEEFRIVSSSAETGSSTSVVSRLVAPEGEGRDFDYDLRKTDGGWRIVDIKIGGVSQLAMTRAQFRSVLKREGFDSLVAMLEKKARTMKGKDPTPIGRTAQ comes from the coding sequence ATGAACGCGCAGAGCACCCGCCTCCTTCAAACGTCCCGGGCCGTCTTTCTGCTCCTGCTTGCCTTGTGCCTCCTCAGCGCACAGGCCACCGCTTCCGGGGCCGAGCAGCCAGAGGACGCATCGCCCGCAAAGGTGGTGCAGAAGTTCAACCAGGCGCTTCTTGCCTCCATGCGCACCGGGAAAGGCGGCTTCGAGAGGAGATACGAGATCCTCAGCCCGGTCATAGAGCAAACCTTTGCCCTTCCCCGCATGGCCCGGATAGCCCTGGGCCGCGACTGGGACAGGCTTACCCGCAAGCAGCAACAACGTTATCTTGAGGCCTTCACCGACTGGACCGTATCGAGCTACGCCAGCCAGTTCGCATCGTACTCCGGGGAGGAGTTCCGCATCGTCTCCTCATCTGCGGAAACCGGCTCCTCCACAAGCGTGGTGAGCCGGCTTGTCGCCCCCGAGGGCGAAGGAAGGGACTTCGACTACGACCTTCGCAAGACCGACGGCGGCTGGCGCATCGTGGACATCAAGATCGGGGGCGTCAGCCAGCTTGCCATGACGCGGGCCCAGTTCCGGAGCGTCCTGAAACGGGAGGGTTTCGACAGCCTCGTGGCCATGCTCGAGAAAAAGGCCCGGACGATGAAGGGAAAAGACCCGACTCCCATCGGCCGAACCGCTCAGTAA